From the genome of Oryza glaberrima chromosome 1, OglaRS2, whole genome shotgun sequence:
ctgaccgcccactcaactccggtctgaccggccaggccgatggggccatCTGACAgcactacaacggctagttttctagccgttgcagagtagcacggtctgaccggccacaaacctccggtcagaccggcagagcacagagttgggggatttcgcccccaacggctagttttgattggtgggagtataaatactccccctctagcagcaagggggctcacttggcacccaattcaattgcatacaccccttgcacctctctcacacccacttgagctttgtgttcatccatctagtgtgttagagagttgattagccaagagtcaagtgcattgcttccatttgtagagctagtgtggcacttgattgatcatctccacgccgggtcattgcttgttactcttggaggttgccgcctcctagacggcttgtggaggagttgcccggtgacctctccgagaagattgtggaggaggcccggcgccggtttgtgagtggtttggagttcaccaccttcagaGTGAAGGAaaaactaccctagtgatcgaggcttgggtagtccttttcgtgggccggctcccgccttgcccaccccttgacgaagggggcgtgcggtggcttcgtggttgagcggtggagttgggctcgcctcaatggGGAGTAGGAAatcggcgagtttccgaacctcggtgaaaaatctcttgtcttcttgtctcatttgattgtcgcatttatatttgtgcaatttacatttctagagacaaacttgagatcatatcaccctaggattacTAAatattgacataggagtgtgatttactttcctagagatataattgagccactatcaccctaggtttgcaaaacataacttagttgcttagttagagttgcccctcaccaagcctagcaacttaggttagttttgattatgTGTcctttagttttaaatcgcctattcacccctcctctagtcgacatctcgatcctacgaCGGTAACTGAGTCGAAAACACGTACTAATGCAGCTTCGTTGAAAGCCAACCTATGAGATTACATATGGAGACATACTGTTACAAATTTTCATCTTTTCAAGCAAATTAGCAATGGTGTTGGCATATTGCACTCACGGACTCACCTGAACGGTGGCAAGCAGAAGCAAGAAGAAAGCAGCGGCTGCAGCCTGCACCTCGTGTGGTCCTGCGGAACAGCGGTTGGCGCCGGAATTGCGTTGACGATGGCACGGCAGCTTGCCGCCAACCAGTGGCGGAACCAGGATCTTCGGACGCCTAGGGCCCAAATTAAAGGCTAAAACTTGCCATGTTTTTGAACCATGCTTTTTGAATGATTTTCTTCGGACGCatagaatgattttttttgtcctaCTTCTCTTTGTCTACAAATTCAAACCAAATCTAACCGAGTAATGTGATGTACAAAAGCTAGGTTTGAGATTTGAGAAgtgagaaaggaagaagaaagacaacaaaaaaaatactgacCTTCCACTCCCTGACTCCCGCACAACCGCAAGCCGACGCCGCACgccgttcgtcgccgccgcacggcccgCACGcctgcccaccgccgccgcctcgcgcagCCGCACCCCTGTGACCCCGCCGCTGCGCTGCACACCCGCaagccgtcgccaccgcctcgcgccgccgcaccgcacgccgcctcgcgccgccccgccccgcgGCCGCCACCCTATCGAGCGCCCAGCGCCGCCGTGCCCGCGCCGCTTGCAGGGAGTCAGGGAGAGTCGGAGAGAGTCTGAGAGACCAAGAAACGATTCAATGGCTAGGGTTTTCACTGGTTAGTGGGCTAATTAGCTTCGTGGGCTGTTCGGTggagaagaagagtggaggcaCGCCGTCCTTTTTTGGAAGGCCGAGTGTAGGGCCGGCCTACATACGAGTGGGGTTGGGCCAAGAATGTATGGAAAAATCATAAGGTATaggtactaattttttttccatgagtAGGGCCCAGGCCCAAGTTGCCCTAGGCCCAGTTCCGCCCCTGCTGCCAACGATTCGCTGATGCAGGCTGCCCTAGAATTGCCTATTGATCACGCCCGTGTGAGGAGAGGTTAGAGGAGACATGGGCGGCGACGTAATCTCGCTGGCTAGCGACGCGGCGGTTTCTATTTTGTGATCTGTTCACGCTAGACGCAGGCCTGCAGGGCAGGGGGCGGGGTGGGGCCCCTCCGAGTTGGGGGCCAGAGCGGCCGCACcgctcgcccccccccccccccctctcagGGCTGGCCCTGACTGTAtgcaacaaaagtctaattacACGGCACGGTGCCAATATCTTTTGGTAAACATCTATATTTCAAGTGCAACAAATTAAAGCTAGACAAATTTATTCCGTATTATGTACTCCGTAGAATTTATTGTCGTCTTATGTTTGAGTTAGACCGGCACCACCTCGAGCATTATACATAGAATAATACATCCTCCATCGATTTCTAAGTTCAaaatttattccaaaataaattgattGTAACCCTCTTACTTATCTGAATAGAGAGGTCGAGTCTCATTAGGCATACGAGAAAAATCGGAAGAATTCTTCAAAAAATTCtagtacaaaataaaaacaaaactctTGCTTTTTTAACATGTACTATTGCACAATAAATTAACGACAACTTTGAAAAATTTAGTAAAATTCGTCTAAAAATTTCCAAGGGCTAAAAAACAATCCTAATAAATCTTGCTAAACTGCACGTAAGGGAATATTCTTGCTCAGAGCAATAAAGCAACGGCAACCGCCAAAAGATTCCGACACAAGCAAAGGAACCCAACAGTGTACTAGCAGAGGGGGATACCGTCCAAAACTACCCATCTGCCACGTGGCACCCGCCCATTGCTTGTCCACCTCACATCTCCATCGGGGCCCACCGGCAGAACCCCACGTGTACGTTTCCTCGGGTGCACGTAGCGGATGCCTCCGAATCCGATTGTTTTTTGCGCGCATCGAAACGGAAGCTCCAAATTAATTCATCttttttcatccaaaaaagcgagctgaaaaaaaaaagaaaagaaaaagggaaattcCCCATTggctaaaaggaaaaaaaaaattcagccgCGAGCCCGCAGCCTCcggtcgcctcctccgccatctACTCGGAGCTCCCGGATCGAGGGgagcgctcgccgccgccgcagcgaccTCGCCGGATCACGGCGGCGGGGGCCGATCGATCGGAGGTCGGTCGATTGCCTTCGGCGGGTGGGAGATGGATGGCGGCGTGGGAGGCGCGCACAGCTCGCGGAGGAGCGTGTCCTCGTCGACCGGATCCAGGAGGAGGGCCGGGCCCACGGAGAACGGccaccacgacgccgccgctgccgccgccggcaggaGGTCCTCCGCTTCCATCTCCCGCGCCTCGCAGCAGTACGGACTCCCCGCCTCGccctttctgtttttcttttttttcttttggtagtATTACTTCTCTTGGATTGGGAGATGCTGTAGGTGGCGGAGAAGCGTGGGATTCAGGCGTTGCCTTGGGGTTGATAGTTAGGCCTTTTAGGGGGGATACTTTTATTTGGTGTCGCTTTGTTTGTAACCTAGGCTAGATTTGATCTGAtggaataacaaaaaagattaCGACACAGTAGCACTACGAACTAGAAAACTGAAGAATACAAATCCAATTAATCTGTTATAATGATGTATGAATGCTACTAGTAGTTTGTTGAATTTTAATTCGGTAACGCAGATAACTTCATTTACAATTTACAAGCAAGCTTGTCTTCAATATGACATGCATAACCGGTTAATAGTGCATTGATGCGAAGTGAGTAAAACCGAAATGCTAGCGGGCAGCATTGCAACTGAAGAGTATTTGCCTCAGGTCGATGACCGGGGAGAGGACCGTGAAGAGGTTAAGATTGTCCAAGGCACTGACGATTCCGGATCACACAACCGTCTACGAGGCTTGTCGGAGGATGGCTGCACGCAGGGTGGACGCTGTGTTGCTAACCGACTCCAATGCTTTGCTGTGCGGGATCCTTACTGACAAGGTGATGAGGATTTTCTTTGATGTATGTCCTCAATAGGTGTTGAATTGGAAAATTATTCATTTCTCACTCTTTTGCTAACCTCCAATCAGGACATAACCACAAGAGTAATTGCTCGCGAATTGAAGCTAGAAGAGACACCTGTTTCAAAGGTCATGACAAGAAATCCTCTCTTTGTTCTGTCTGACACACTCGCGGTCGAGGCATTGCAGAAGATGGTGCAAGGTGGGTGAAGTCCCAAACACTATCTCTGGTCCCTTGTTTGCACTTCTCTTGATTTTCCTGAGAATGTATCACTTCATTCCAGGTAAGTTCAGACATTTACCTGTCGTGGAGAACGGTGAAGTCATTGCACTGCTCGACATAGCCAAGTGCCTGTATGATGCTATTGCGCGAATGGAAAGGGCAGCCGAGAAAGGAAAagccattgctgctgctgttgaggGTGTAGAGAAGCACTGGGGAGCTTCTGTGTCTGGTCTGTACTTGATCACATTGTCCTTTTCCTCCTGATTCTGCCTGTTTTAAAAAGACATTCTGTTATGTTCCACCTGCTTCTTATATTGTCATGTATTGGTTACTTCTATGATAAATTTTACTGCCTGAAGTTTTAGGCTTTTTCTAGCATGCATTATTAACACTTTCTCCATTTACTTTGCAGGTCCTAATACTTTTATTGAGACTCTTCGAGAGCGGATGTTTAGGCCATCACTATCTACCATTATTTCTGAGAATTCAAAGTAGGTAATATCCATTCCTTTTTCAAGTTTTAGGCTTTTCCAGCATTTCAGGAATTTAAGTGCCATTGTTGAACAACTGACTTATTGCTGACGAACTTCTTAGAGTGGTGACTGTTGCACCAACTGACACAGTGTTGACGGCATCAAAAAAGATGCTTGAAGTTAAAGTAAGTTCAGCGGTTGTAGCAATTGAAAACAAGCCTGGGGGGATTCTGACGTGAGTATCTCTTCTCAGTTTAATTATACCATTTTGACTGTTGAACTAACATCTGCTATCTTTCTTACATCAGCTCTAGAGATATTTTGATGCGTGTTATAGCCCAGAATCTCCCACCTGAATCTACTACTGTTGAGAAGGTAAGGAAGTCTTAACATGGAATGTCtgctatgtttttcttaatctCTTTAACTATCATGGCATCATGCTTGAAACTCCTTTCTACAGGTCATGACCCAGACTCCTGAATGTGCCACGGTTGACACTCCAATCCTTGATGCCCTCCATACAATGCACGACGGAAAGTTTTTACATTTGCCTGTCTTAGACAAGGGTATGTCCATGTAGTGCAATGGATtatatctaatttatttattggAGGTCTACTAAGTTGTTGACATGTGTTGTCTATATCCAGATGGAAATGTTGTAACTGTAGTTGATGTCCTTCACATAACCCATGCTGCAATTGCAACTGTAAGTGAAAAGTTCCAGCTGCTTGATATATTTTCTCTGTGTCCTTGTGCATAGAGTCTTACACAATACTCACTTTGTCAGCATGCATTGTAAAATGCTGAGAGAATGCATCACGATGTGGAACCTGTCATTATTACATGTCTTTTGCTTTCATTCTATTAAGATGGATTGAGTATCATGCTGTATGCAGGTTGGAAACAGCGCGGGATCTGGATCTGAGGCGACATCAGCTATGATGCAGAGATTTTGGGATTCAGCAATGTCCATTGGACctcttgatgatgatgatgactccAGAAGGTTAGTATCTTTGCTTATATCTTATCATTTTGATAATCTGATGGCATGGTTCTGTCATGATTTATAATTCACTTGGCATATTATCAGTGAAGGATCAACTAAAGTGGCGTCTGAGGCAACAGATGTAGGAAGATCAGCTTTTTATCCGGCTTCTGGTTTGTCCAACACATTCGGGTTCAAGATTCAAGACAAACAAGGCAGGATGCACAGATTTAACTGCGGTATGCATCTTAGTTTCATGCCAACAGGGAATTGTGTTATCAATGTTCTTTCTGCCCTTCCTTTTGTTGTATTTCTAATTATTTATATTGTATCCTTGGTTTCATGTGTGATATGCTTCAAACTTCAGAAACGAGCAGCTTGACAGAGTTGATAACCAGCATTATACAGAGGCTTGGCGATGACATCGATAGAAAAAACCTACCACAAATTTTGGTAAGGACTCAGCTCCCTCCTCAACATGTACCCACACAGGCAGTACCAGTATGATAACTCCCTTCCTCGAAAAGAAAGTATGATAATTCTCTAAGGCTTCCTTTTCTTTCGTTACACCATGTGGCAGTATGAAGATGAGGATCATGATAAGGTCATACTTTCATCGGACAGTGACCTTGTAGCTGCTGTGGACCATGCAAGGCAAATCGGTTGGAAGGTAATTCTCTTTCAGTTTAAGATAGTAGTTCTTTTCCCCTCCCCTGCCAGCCAAACGGTGCTCATCTCTGAGCCCATCTTTCAGAGCTTGAAGTTGCACTTGGATTACGCCGGTGTTGGTCGCCGGAagagaggcggtggtggcacTTCAGACTTCGAGTACGCTGGAAAGGATGCGTGGGCTTCAGCCTACAGCGCTGTGGCTGCAGGAGCAGCTCTTGTTGCAGGCCTTGGCGTGATGGCTTACCTGAAGAGAGCAGGCTAGGCTTGCAGCTTTGCAgttgcagatgcagatgcagatgagGCTTTCAtcttgtgatgatgatgatacgAAATGTTACAGAATCAAATTTGAGCAGATTGGTGTGTAAATTAATTCTTGTGGGGAAAAAAATCTGTAATAATCTCACGGCAGCGGATGGCCGCCTACATATAATGACGAAATTTTCCGGTGGCTAAAAAAATGTCTGGTATTCAGCTTGTATCGCCACTGTACAATGAAGCAAATGCTCTGTACTATGTGTTGGGACAGTGTGAATTCTTTTGCTGTTTGCTCGTTTGACAACACACCATGTGTCCGTCTGCAAATTCAAAGCCCTTCTGGCAAAAACAATGGAACGAGGCCTATAATAACTGGTGTTGGTAGTAACAATTTGCAGCAGCTATTCAAGTACAGATGTTTCATGTAAATGCACAGAAATGTATATGATTGATCTGATCGATTCGTTGGAAAGGCGTTAAGTTGTGTGAccggcgccattgccgccggTGGCATTCatgattcattcattcattgGGCGCATCATGCATATGCAGATCGGAGCTggctggtcgtcgtcgtccggcgaGTTCGACGCCGGCGCGGCCATGGATCTCGTCGAATAATTGTCGACATGGCAGGATGGAGAGTTTAATGCCGTGCGTAATTAAGGCCTGGTTTACTTCTctaaatttttttccccaaaaacatcacatcgaatctttagacacatgcatagagcattaaatgtagattaaaaaaactaattgcacaattagagagaaatcgtgagacgaatcttttaagcctaattagtctatgattagccatatgtgctaatgatagattaattaggcttaaaagatttgtctcgcggtttacaggcgagttatgaaattagtttttttattcgtgttcgAAAAACTCTTTCGACGTCCGGTCATACATTCAATGTGACaccaaattttcttttcacaaacgcCCTAAATGCGGGGTCCGATCGAGATCGACCAATCCGAGGTCTTCTCCAGACACACTCGGTACGTGAGTTCTGAATGATGCGTTAAGCGTGTGTGCATGGGTGGGTATATCATGAATGGATCGAACAGACATGCTTGCTGCCTGTCAGAGATCTAGTGTCCGTAGCGATGGCTGTACTGCCAACTGTACATATGACTCAGGAGCTGGAGCAGTAGCGGAGCCAGAAAGATTTTTAAGCCCGGAGAAAACTCAACAGCTAAAATTTCTGTGGTCAACCTTTCAACAACTACAGGTACAGTGAGAACGTTTGACAATGAGCCCGGGCAGCTGCCCGTGGTAGTTGGGCGGTGGCTTTATCGCTGTAGGCTTTGCCtctaaaatcatgtttaaattttgttaaaacaCCATGTAATTTTTATGGAAAACCAACACTCTACTATTTTAACCGTGGGCTTTAGTAATTTTTGGCTCCGacattgcatatatatactgataCACTTTGCAGGTAGGAGTACTAGGTTTTTAATCTGTCCTCCTACCAACCGTACTACCATtactatacatatgtatattgtGGTCTCTCACTGTTTGATTATATATGCATGATTGCTCCCAGTCAAGTGTACCAACTTATAGCTGCTGACCTGTAATTGTAAGCAGCGCAGAGGCATGCAAAGTTAGTCGGCTTCAGAGGCATGCAAAGTTAATCTGCTTCAGGCCATTTCCAACCCAAGGCCATttccaacccaagacactagagtAATAGACATAATttctataaactccacatcatcaagaaactagtactagacactactctttcaataCAAACACcattattccatacttaaatttaatactacttatctcacatgatatcttggatgttgtgtaaagacatggtttccttctcattcctcatttatttacttgccacatcattttttattctatgtgacagcagcttatttaatgctatagacaccatcttagttattgggttgggaatggcctcaGAGGCTTACAAAGTTAATCTGCAAAACGAAGACAAAACAAAGTTAATACCGTACCATACTGGAAGACAAAAACGAAGCTGGTAATTAACAGTAAAATTAATCTGCTTCAGACTTCAGAGGCATGCAAAGTTAATTAGTACTAGGAGTAATGTAACCTGCTTGGTAATTCAGCACCGAGATGGCTGCCTTCTGAAGTTCTGAAAACCAATCGATCGGAGTATTTTTACAGTCCTGAGCGAGCACTAATCATATAAGAACCGTTTGAATTGGAATAGCTCGTGTTCTACTCCGTAGTACGATTCACGGATTCAGACAGAGGCTGTCAAGCATTACTGCTGGTCTGCTTtgaattttcataatttttgttTGTAGCAGAATGAATATGCTGCAAAGctccagtttttttttggtcatCATGGATTTATTATTGTTGGACCACTGCAACTCTGAAGTTCAGACACTGTGACAACGACAACAACGAGGACGATGATGCATGGTCATTAACTGCCTGATACCAATATTCgctagagagatagagagagagagagagatgccaGTAAAAGCTTATGAAGATTCATTAGCCAGTTTGTTCGAAGAACAAAAATGCGCGTAGTTGTATAACCAATTGTTTTTCTCGTGGAACATAATCAACATATGTTTTAGTTTCTTAAGAAGTTCTAGAAAATATATCAGTATAAGAAACACGAaaatcctcttcttttttttacgaaGCTTATATGGATAGAGCATAAAAAAAGATTACAACCCTATGACACTATAAccaggaaaataaaaaaaagtataccaTCACTCACACACCGACAGCGTCAAACAACACCAAATACAAGTCCAAATTAGATTGTCCCAAaaacattatgtttttttttgaatggataTGATTCTAGTGCCCCCTCTTTTTGTCCAAACGAATCCAAAGGATGTGGTAGGTTACACTTAATATACGTAACAAATTAAAGGAGGCAAAAACAAAAGGCTAGTCCTTTTCAAGGGCTAAATTATTGAAAAGAGTGATTACGGCTAGAAATTCTTCCGATGATGCCTTGTCAGGGAGGGCGCTCACACGTGCATGTGGAACCACAACATCATGACATGTGTGAACTTGTGCTTGCTCGACTATGTTTTCAGaccttgtttagtttccaaaataaaaacttttaaccCATCATATCGAATGTTaagacacatgtatagagtattaaatatgaaaaaaaaccaactaTACAGTTTgcgtataaattgcgagacgaatcttttaagcctaattgtaccatgatttgataatatggtgctacagtaaatatttgctaatgacggattaattaggcttaataaatctgtctcgcagtttcctggtggaatatgtaatttgttttgttattagactacgtttaatactctctccatccacaaaagttacacctatttcacatttgagtttttccaaataagttgtttctatttgtagtctttatacGTTCAAGACTtgaatgaagagataaattaaatgttttattagaacccaagaagtcatctaaatactcattggttgcatgcttgcatttactccttgattttgtaacatccaaggtgatttaatttctttttagtcttggtgtcaaaagtaatatgtgtaacttttgtggatggagagagtatacttttaatgtgtgtccatatatctgatgtgacgACCAAACCTAAAAttttttcccaactaaacaagacctCAGTACCTGAATCAAAattgtttatataaaaatgtaaGGCATATAGGTATTACTAACATACCAATAATTAATGTTTCAATGCTCGCATATATTTGTAACCTATAAAAGGTAGGGGTATTGAATGTTTGTTGGCAAATGAGTTTGAGGAAAGATATCCTAACTACATAAGGGCAAGATTTAATGCTAGCCATATATTCATTTCAcctcatttaatcctaaccatCTATTcgtttctattattttctaatcCTACCTCACGTAATCCATTTGTCAAACAAGCCATAAaatagtaattaaaaaaaaacatacgcaTCATAAGTAGCCTTAAAAATAAGCCTTACATTTTTATACGAGAACTCTTATAAGTATATATTACAATTAAGAGATGGTATACACTATCATGGTTTATATAAACTGTATTTCATTACTTGGCTCAAGAACTGCAACAATTttacaaagtttgagatataacatcggtatctcaatgacatgtaggacccacataagtcaatgacatgtgggtcaggatgatatatctcaaattttgcaaaattataatggtatggttcaaattttcccaataatataattaatttatagcAGGAGGAGTGCAGGAAACACACAtgctcttcctcccttctcagATAGAGAATGGTCGTATCCTAATCGAGTACACACTTGGAAGTTTATTGagaaataattaactatttaccactcttATAAGTGGTGATAAATTATTTACCACTGGAGCTATGTATTATAGACACGTGAGATTCTATGTGTTATAGACACTGAGTGATAAATAATTAGTTGTACATATTAGAAGTAGTATAAAGTTAATGTCCCGTTTATTAAAGCATCTGCATTACCATCAACACTGCCCTTTTTGGCCTGGAGCACTCTGCATCCACTATACATTATTGTTCTGCTTTACTCCActattttattgttatgagaggAACATGTGTGAGTATTCTCTACTAATGATGTCGGCTTAAATTAGTACTAAAAAATTGTGTGTatttagtactagtactaaaaAAGAAGTTCAACTAACTGCTCTCTACTGTGTCGCTGCGGTTTTCTGACGAAAATGCCACTCACTTTCCCCACACGCGTTCGTCACTCCTCCAAGCTCGACGTCTCTCCCCCGCCGCTTTGGATCAATCGTCAGCGACTCACCATTCGGCGACTCGGCCATTGACAGCGATAGTCGCACGGGTTCTTGCTTATTTGGATCCGTTCTTCCGGGGAGCGAGCTAACCGGGCGAGcgagatgcagcagcagcaaggtaAGGGCTGGTTCTTGGGTGCCTCGATCCATACTTGCAATCTTTCGTTGCTTATATGTGATTCTTGCAGCTAAGTTTGGTTCTGAGTAACCGGGCTGgtgggttagggtttgggggaaAATCAAGAAGGCGCAAATGGTCCATATTTTCTTGGTAAATTGTTAGGACTATTAGTTTGGAATGTACTGCTGCTTTCGTAGTTCATGTTCTTACAAGTTAGTGCGATTACTGTTGAATGAACGATTTGATTCAAGGGGAGACTTGGAAAGGGGGAGGACAGGGGGTTTAAGGTCGATGAAATTCGTCAAATTGCTTGATTTCTATAGCGGGAGATGACTGTGAATTTCTTGTTAGGTACTCAGTCGCTGTAGAGTAGTTGTAGGTGCATCAATTTGTTGGTGCTGCATAGGGAATCAGTTCATATttaatgtttgttttttttttttgggtatggTCGATGATTCAGTGAATGCTTTATATTATGATCCTTGAGTCATTGTCATATGCTGTGAATGCCTTCGATATCTCCGAGTAGTAAAGATTGTTGCTCTTTGTTTTACCTTCTCAGGATTTGATACACACAGGCTACACCAGGAAGTAAAATCGCGGTGGTTAAAGCCTAAAGAGGTTCTGCAGATATTGCAGAATCATGATCGGTTCATCATCACACATAAGACTCCTCATAAGCCACCGAGTAATAAAGTTCTTTGGGTTTAGCTTCTGAGATACTTGTTTCAAGCTTGCACTTACTTCGTTTTAGCCCTGAATACCCCTTTACCGAGTCGATTCTGGAACTGCAGGTGGTGCTTGGTTTCTTTTCAACCGTAGAGTTCTTCGGTACTTCAGAAATGATGGGTATGAATGGCGAAAAAAGAAGAACGGGAAGACTATTGCTGAAGCCCATGAGCGCCTTAAGGTTTGCTTTGCACACTCATGTTTTGTTGAACAGTCAGTCATGTTATGATGTAGGTAAAAGATTTTTCTGAAGTAATCAAATTGGTATTTAAGCCAACAAGtagtcaaaagaaaaaaaaatgtttctaatTCATAGTATGCTCAAAGTCAAAGGGATCGTCTCTGTGGCAAGACAATAGGTCAATGTCTATTATGACTGTTTGCTGTTAGGACTGAACCAGATAAAGTGGATAGCAACCGGCAATCAGCATTATGGCatataattaatatgtttttctcATTTAACACTGGAAATTTCAGGTTGATAATGTTGATGCACTGAATTGCTACTATGCACACGCAGACAAAAACTCTACATTTCAGAGGCGTATATATTGGATGCTTGATCCGTAAGAACTATTTTTATTTGCGCAAGAAAGTATTTTATacatactatgccatccttttaCAATTTTCAAAAGGTTTTACATGGAATTCTGTCATGTTCCATactttttgtaaaatatagctGTTTTTTTCTTAGAGCACAACCAATAACAAAAATTTGTTGGCCATGCGCATGTTACTCATGGAGGAACTTATATCACGCTACGCAtagcgcttttttttttttggagcaaGTCTTGTTTACAAGCTATCTATGTTGAGATCTCCATGTATTTGTGTTACTTGAATCACATTCTTGAGAG
Proteins encoded in this window:
- the LOC127759998 gene encoding CBS domain-containing protein CBSCBSPB1-like; the protein is MDGGVGGAHSSRRSVSSSTGSRRRAGPTENGHHDAAAAAAGRRSSASISRASQQSMTGERTVKRLRLSKALTIPDHTTVYEACRRMAARRVDAVLLTDSNALLCGILTDKDITTRVIARELKLEETPVSKVMTRNPLFVLSDTLAVEALQKMVQGKFRHLPVVENGEVIALLDIAKCLYDAIARMERAAEKGKAIAAAVEGVEKHWGASVSGPNTFIETLRERMFRPSLSTIISENSKVVTVAPTDTVLTASKKMLEVKVSSAVVAIENKPGGILTSRDILMRVIAQNLPPESTTVEKVMTQTPECATVDTPILDALHTMHDGKFLHLPVLDKDGNVVTVVDVLHITHAAIATVGNSAGSGSEATSAMMQRFWDSAMSIGPLDDDDDSRSEGSTKVASEATDVGRSAFYPASGLSNTFGFKIQDKQGRMHRFNCETSSLTELITSIIQRLGDDIDRKNLPQILYEDEDHDKVILSSDSDLVAAVDHARQIGWKSLKLHLDYAGVGRRKRGGGGTSDFEYAGKDAWASAYSAVAAGAALVAGLGVMAYLKRAG